The stretch of DNA CTGTATATTTATTATATCTCCAGCTTTAAGAGTAGACAATTCTTTAGTTCCTTTCCCTACTGTTTCATAATAAAATTCTAAAACTCCATTTTCTTTATCAATATTATGAATACTAATAGGTCTTCTAAGTATAAGTGCATTATCTAAAGGTTTTATCATACAAAATTGCCCAGCTTTAATCTCTTTTATTATTTTTTCACTTTTTACTTTTAATAAATAGTATCTACTTCCTAAACAAATATTTTCAATTATTTTTACATCTTCTAAAAAAGCTGCCATTATTCCCCCTTATTTTATTGATAATTTTTCTATTTCTTTTTCTCTTTCACAGTAATTACATCTTGCTGTATTCTCTTTTTCATCTATATAAAATTTTGATTTTACATTTTCATTATTAGTTATACATTTTGGATTTGTACACACTAATATATCTTCTATTGTTTTTGGTAAACTTGGTATTAATTTTTCTTTTACTTTAAAATTCTCTATAATATTCACTGTAATATTATGTGCAATAAGTGTTATTTTTTCTATTTCTTTTTCAGTTAAATATTTATTAGCTATTTTTATAAGTCCCTTTTTTTTTAAAGATTTACTTGGTAGATTAAATGCTAATGTTATAGTATCGTCATATTCTGACAAACTTAATATTTCCATTATTTTTAATGTTTTTTCTGATGGAATATGATCTATTACCGTTCCATTTTCTATAGCTGTTATTTGTAATTCCATTTTAATCCCCCAATTTATCCAATTTATTTAATGATAATGCAAGTAGTGCTTGCCTTACTGGTACTCCATTTTTTGCTTGTTCAAAATATTTCGCATAAATTGTATTATCAAGATCTATATCAATTTCATCTACTCTAGGAAGAGGATGTAATATTCTTAGATTTTTATTATTTGCCTTTTCTATAATTTCTTTATTTATTATATATATTCCTTTTACTTTTTGATATTCTTCATCATCAGGAAATCTCTCTCTTTGAATTCTTGTCATATAAAAAAAGTCAATTTTAGATAAAATTTCATTATAGTTATTCATTGATTCATATTTTATATTTAATTTTTCCAACTCTTTTAAAATATATTTTGGCATTTGAAGATTATCAGGAGCTACAAAATAAAATGTAGTATTAAAATGTGAAAGAGCTCTAGCTAATGAATGTACTGTTCTTCCGTATTTCAAATCTCCTACAAATGCTATTTTTATATTATCTAAATTCCCACGTTCTTTTTTTATTGTGTATAAATCAAGTAATGTTTGAGTTGGGTGTTGATTTGCTCCATCACCAGCATTTATTATAGGTATTTTTGAAATTTCACTTGCTAGTTTTGCAGATCCATCATTTGGATGCCTAATTATTATAATATCTGAATATGCTTCAGCCATTCTTATTGTATCTGCTAATGATTCGCCTTTAGATTTTGACGTTCCTGCAGGTGAATCAAATCCTAATACTTGTGCTCCAAGCCTTTGAGCTGCTGACCAAAATGATAATCTCGTACGAGTTGATGGTTCAAAAAAAAGAGTTGATACTATATATCCTTTTAAAAGTTCATTATTTGGATTATTTTCTATATATTCTGCTGTATCTAAAATATGC from Hypnocyclicus thermotrophus encodes:
- the pyrB gene encoding aspartate carbamoyltransferase, with the translated sequence MYKSRKDIISLNDLTKEEIEHILDTAEYIENNPNNELLKGYIVSTLFFEPSTRTRLSFWSAAQRLGAQVLGFDSPAGTSKSKGESLADTIRMAEAYSDIIIIRHPNDGSAKLASEISKIPIINAGDGANQHPTQTLLDLYTIKKERGNLDNIKIAFVGDLKYGRTVHSLARALSHFNTTFYFVAPDNLQMPKYILKELEKLNIKYESMNNYNEILSKIDFFYMTRIQRERFPDDEEYQKVKGIYIINKEIIEKANNKNLRILHPLPRVDEIDIDLDNTIYAKYFEQAKNGVPVRQALLALSLNKLDKLGD
- the pyrI gene encoding aspartate carbamoyltransferase regulatory subunit — its product is MELQITAIENGTVIDHIPSEKTLKIMEILSLSEYDDTITLAFNLPSKSLKKKGLIKIANKYLTEKEIEKITLIAHNITVNIIENFKVKEKLIPSLPKTIEDILVCTNPKCITNNENVKSKFYIDEKENTARCNYCEREKEIEKLSIK